One genomic segment of Mesoterricola silvestris includes these proteins:
- a CDS encoding sensor histidine kinase, with protein MKAAHLKPPATERLIFWSVAFILLSQMAWWISLQIRESRNLQNARIATMRAGRAEAWQMDSVEILRIVFQGDPGTAKPGTVEARLPQFPPLATRKAAIEGRFPYVAVVPGPVEPDDPMLLDQSAFLTLRVEILGAMERERTLALWRAAGEAAVMVLAVLLGLSYIYRKLNSEMELMLRQRNFIASVTHELKTPIASLRVWIETLYTRELGPERRARIQKLMDGDLVRLTELVGNLLEVARADAGSLDLKFEPTEVAPWLREVVESMDHRLGTGSLGLNLQLGIGIHADMDRRAMGQVMDNLLSNAFKYAPEPRSTEITLDSDGEFAIITVTDRGNGISARELPRVFQRFYRVGDEMTRQVPGTGLGLFLCWEIVTLHQGHIKATSPGPGLGATFTIRIPLSPR; from the coding sequence ATGAAAGCGGCCCACCTCAAACCTCCCGCCACCGAGCGCCTCATTTTCTGGAGCGTCGCCTTCATTCTGCTCAGTCAGATGGCCTGGTGGATCAGCCTCCAGATCCGGGAATCCCGGAATCTGCAGAACGCCCGCATCGCCACCATGAGGGCGGGCCGGGCCGAGGCCTGGCAGATGGACAGCGTCGAGATCCTGCGCATCGTGTTCCAGGGCGACCCGGGCACGGCCAAGCCGGGCACGGTGGAGGCCAGGCTCCCCCAGTTCCCGCCCCTGGCCACCCGCAAGGCCGCCATCGAGGGACGCTTCCCCTACGTGGCGGTGGTGCCGGGCCCCGTGGAGCCGGACGATCCCATGCTCCTGGACCAGTCCGCCTTCCTGACCCTGCGGGTGGAGATCCTGGGGGCCATGGAACGGGAACGGACCCTGGCCCTGTGGAGGGCCGCCGGGGAGGCCGCGGTCATGGTGCTGGCCGTGCTCCTGGGCCTCAGCTACATCTACCGCAAGCTCAATTCCGAGATGGAGCTGATGCTCCGCCAGCGCAATTTCATCGCCTCGGTCACCCACGAGCTCAAGACGCCCATCGCCAGCCTGCGGGTGTGGATCGAGACCCTCTACACCCGGGAGCTGGGGCCGGAGCGCCGGGCGCGGATCCAGAAGCTCATGGACGGGGACCTGGTGCGCCTCACGGAGCTGGTGGGCAACCTGCTGGAGGTGGCCCGGGCCGACGCGGGCAGCCTCGACCTGAAGTTCGAACCCACGGAAGTGGCCCCGTGGCTGCGGGAGGTGGTCGAGTCCATGGACCACCGGCTGGGCACGGGTTCCCTGGGCCTGAACCTCCAGCTGGGAATCGGCATTCATGCGGACATGGACCGCAGGGCCATGGGCCAGGTCATGGACAACCTCCTCTCCAACGCCTTCAAGTACGCCCCGGAGCCCCGCTCCACGGAGATCACCCTGGACTCCGACGGGGAATTCGCCATCATCACGGTCACGGACCGCGGGAACGGGATCAGCGCCCGGGAGCTGCCGCGGGTGTTCCAGCGCTTCTACCGGGTGGGGGACGAGATGACCCGCCAGGTGCCCGGCACGGGCCTGGGGCTCTTCCTCTGCTGGGAGATCGTCACCCTGCACCAGGGCCATATCAAGGCGACGAGCCCGGGACCGGGCCTGGGCGCCACCTTCACGATCCGCATCCCCCTTTCGCCGCGCTAG
- a CDS encoding HAMP domain-containing sensor histidine kinase, translating to MPVNPFKPGSSPNRPAPAGPVPAGLNPGANNELLVELLHGQRLVSTLTQEVAELKTKLARRTHQMGVLQHVAEILAATPKAAQVASVVQDVFVQEFGARTCIVWMLEDSGACYEPRSAHGLPRAVGARLRLPAPNPFPNAPMVLFQDQWLDPSVHKGYLDPLRPTEDTALYYVPFENQLLLMGFAVIGLDAGRTLEEDQNSLTILQRQVASSIYNAWLFRDLGNQRDTLRRQTGELEKANAALREADRFRSEFLALTSHELRTPLTGIMGFTRLVMDGLYDDEEEMNRMLADSYNSGKHLLDLLNDILDLAKIESGRMQIRIDPCALAGLMDEVRTIVQAYPRSPGVELVWPEGLEAMPEVLADSGRLKQVLINLLSNALKFTKEGAVTVAVERGIGEIALCVADTGIGVSREAQTRLFQKFVQADGGHSREYGGTGLGLVICKHLMEMMNGTIALASEGEGKGTTMTLTLPIA from the coding sequence TTGCCCGTCAACCCCTTCAAGCCGGGATCCTCCCCCAACCGCCCGGCCCCCGCCGGTCCGGTTCCCGCGGGCCTGAATCCGGGCGCGAACAACGAACTGCTGGTGGAACTCCTCCACGGCCAGCGCCTGGTGTCCACGCTCACCCAGGAGGTTGCCGAGCTCAAGACCAAGCTCGCCCGCAGGACCCACCAGATGGGCGTGCTCCAGCACGTGGCCGAGATCCTGGCCGCCACCCCCAAGGCCGCCCAGGTGGCCAGCGTGGTGCAGGACGTCTTCGTCCAGGAATTCGGGGCCCGCACCTGCATCGTGTGGATGCTGGAGGACAGCGGGGCCTGCTACGAGCCCCGCAGCGCCCACGGCCTGCCCCGGGCCGTGGGGGCCCGCCTGCGCCTTCCCGCCCCCAATCCCTTCCCCAACGCCCCCATGGTGCTGTTCCAGGACCAGTGGCTGGACCCGTCGGTGCACAAGGGCTATCTGGATCCCCTCCGGCCCACGGAGGACACCGCCCTCTACTACGTGCCCTTCGAGAACCAGCTCCTGCTCATGGGCTTCGCCGTCATCGGCCTGGACGCGGGCCGGACCCTGGAGGAGGACCAGAACTCCCTCACCATCCTCCAGCGCCAGGTGGCCTCCAGCATCTACAACGCCTGGCTTTTCCGGGACCTCGGGAACCAGCGGGACACCCTGCGGCGCCAGACCGGGGAACTGGAGAAGGCCAACGCCGCCCTGCGGGAGGCGGACCGCTTCCGCAGCGAGTTCCTGGCCCTCACCAGCCACGAGCTGCGCACGCCGCTCACGGGCATCATGGGCTTCACGCGCCTGGTCATGGACGGCCTCTACGACGACGAGGAGGAGATGAACCGGATGCTGGCCGACAGCTACAATTCCGGCAAGCACCTCCTGGACCTCCTCAACGACATCCTGGACCTGGCCAAGATCGAGAGCGGCCGCATGCAGATCCGCATCGATCCCTGCGCCCTGGCGGGCCTCATGGACGAGGTGAGGACCATCGTCCAGGCCTACCCCCGCAGCCCCGGGGTGGAGCTGGTCTGGCCCGAGGGCCTGGAGGCCATGCCCGAGGTGCTGGCGGACTCCGGGCGCCTGAAGCAGGTGCTCATCAACCTCCTCTCCAACGCCCTGAAGTTCACCAAGGAGGGCGCCGTCACCGTGGCCGTGGAGCGGGGCATCGGCGAGATCGCCCTGTGCGTGGCCGACACCGGCATCGGCGTCTCCCGGGAGGCCCAGACCCGCCTCTTCCAGAAATTCGTCCAGGCCGACGGCGGCCACTCCCGGGAGTACGGCGGCACCGGCCTGGGCCTGGTCATCTGCAAACACCTCATGGAAATGATGAACGGCACCATCGCCTTGGCGAGCGAGGGAGAGGGCAAGGGGACGACCATGACCCTCACGCTGCCCATCGCCTAG
- a CDS encoding S46 family peptidase has product MKRSALGIAFTLVALTGLHADEGMWTFDNLPAARMKAKYDFTPDAAWLDHVRLATVRFPGGTGSFISGDGLVLTNHHVGHGWIERVSDAAHDYVKNGFVAKDRQAEIKVPGLELATLMAMENVTAQVAKAAGDPREALARLARESGARTGLRCEPVSLYQGGESWLYSYKIHKDVRLVMAPEYAIAAFGMDWDNFSFPRHDLDFSLFRVYEDGKPYVPPHHLAFAPSGPKYGDLTLVVGHPGHTSRLETLAQMEAYRDALNPARIRTLDRTRKALHAFAARGAENARIVSGTLMGLENSYKVFVNETLGLKDKDAMAAVAAAEKELREAVAKDPALQASTGRSWDLVAEAMARRSAVARESAASGGSLLGYVHGLLRLEEQLALPAAQRGAGYRTDKELEARRAALGGRRLTNPGLERETFLAAAKGALEDLGPDHPFVKALLDGRSPEAATQALFDGTRLLDPAARAKAAEAGVKGSTDPLVVLGRRLFGIQESLRKVREETEAVIAEQGARIARARFQVKGRSVYPDATFTLRLSYGAVETYPANGTLAQPFTTFGGLYDRADAWGPDAENHSWELPERWVKARGKLDMSTHFDFITTNDIIGGNSGSPMVDRQGRVVGLVFDGNIESNAGRFFFDPRVNRAVSVDASAILEALSKVYDANHLATEIKSK; this is encoded by the coding sequence ATGAAACGCAGCGCCCTCGGCATCGCCTTCACCCTTGTCGCCCTCACGGGGCTCCATGCGGACGAGGGGATGTGGACCTTCGACAACCTTCCGGCCGCGCGCATGAAGGCGAAGTACGATTTCACGCCGGACGCGGCCTGGCTCGACCATGTGCGCCTGGCCACGGTGCGCTTCCCCGGGGGGACAGGCTCCTTCATCAGCGGGGACGGCCTGGTCCTCACCAATCACCACGTGGGCCACGGCTGGATCGAGCGGGTCTCCGACGCCGCCCACGACTACGTCAAGAACGGCTTCGTGGCCAAGGACCGGCAGGCCGAGATCAAGGTTCCCGGGCTGGAGCTGGCCACCCTCATGGCCATGGAGAACGTCACGGCCCAGGTGGCCAAGGCCGCCGGGGACCCCCGGGAGGCCCTGGCGCGCCTCGCCCGGGAATCCGGGGCCCGCACCGGCCTGCGCTGCGAGCCCGTCTCCCTCTACCAGGGCGGCGAGTCCTGGCTCTATTCCTACAAGATCCACAAGGACGTGCGCCTGGTCATGGCGCCGGAGTACGCCATCGCGGCCTTCGGCATGGACTGGGACAACTTCTCCTTCCCCCGCCACGACCTGGATTTCAGCCTCTTCCGCGTCTACGAGGACGGCAAGCCCTACGTGCCGCCCCACCACCTGGCCTTCGCGCCCTCGGGGCCGAAGTACGGCGACCTCACCCTGGTGGTGGGCCACCCCGGCCACACCTCCCGCCTGGAGACCCTGGCCCAGATGGAGGCGTACCGGGACGCCCTGAACCCCGCGCGCATCCGGACCCTGGACCGCACCCGCAAGGCCCTCCACGCCTTCGCGGCCCGGGGCGCCGAGAACGCCCGCATCGTCTCGGGCACGCTCATGGGGCTGGAGAACTCCTACAAGGTCTTCGTGAACGAGACCCTGGGCCTCAAGGACAAGGACGCCATGGCCGCGGTGGCCGCCGCCGAGAAGGAGCTGCGGGAGGCCGTGGCCAAGGATCCGGCCCTGCAGGCCTCCACGGGCCGGAGCTGGGACCTGGTGGCCGAGGCCATGGCCCGGCGCAGCGCCGTGGCCCGGGAATCCGCGGCCTCCGGCGGGAGCCTGCTGGGCTACGTGCACGGCCTGCTCCGCCTGGAGGAGCAGCTGGCCCTCCCCGCCGCCCAGCGGGGCGCGGGGTACCGCACCGACAAGGAGCTCGAGGCCCGCAGGGCCGCCCTGGGCGGACGCCGCCTGACGAACCCCGGCCTGGAGCGCGAGACCTTCCTGGCCGCCGCCAAGGGCGCCCTGGAGGACCTGGGTCCCGACCATCCCTTCGTGAAGGCGCTCCTGGACGGCCGCAGCCCCGAGGCCGCCACCCAGGCCCTCTTCGACGGCACCCGGCTCCTGGATCCCGCCGCCCGGGCCAAGGCCGCGGAGGCCGGCGTGAAGGGCTCCACGGATCCCCTGGTGGTCCTGGGCCGCAGGCTCTTCGGCATCCAGGAGTCCCTGCGCAAGGTGCGCGAGGAGACCGAGGCCGTCATCGCCGAGCAGGGCGCCCGCATCGCCCGGGCCCGCTTCCAGGTGAAGGGCCGGTCCGTGTATCCCGACGCCACCTTCACCCTGCGCCTGTCCTACGGCGCCGTGGAGACCTACCCCGCCAACGGCACCCTGGCCCAGCCCTTCACCACCTTCGGCGGGCTCTACGACCGCGCCGACGCCTGGGGCCCCGACGCCGAGAACCATTCCTGGGAGCTCCCGGAGCGCTGGGTCAAGGCCCGGGGCAAGCTGGACATGAGCACCCACTTCGACTTCATCACCACCAACGACATCATCGGCGGCAATTCCGGCTCGCCCATGGTGGACCGCCAGGGCCGCGTGGTGGGCCTGGTCTTCGACGGCAACATCGAATCCAACGCCGGGCGGTTCTTCTTCGACCCCCGCGTGAACCGCGCCGTTTCCGTGGATGCCTCGGCGATCCTCGAAGCGCTGTCCAAGGTCTACGACGCCAACCACCTGGCCACCGAAATCAAGTCCAAGTAA
- a CDS encoding S46 family peptidase, producing MKTRSLLLPLAAILACAPGLRADEGMWTFDNLPVQKLKADYNFTPDQAWLDHVRLSSLRFPGGSGSFISADGLVLTNHHVGRGSVQQLSSKEHDYIRDGFIAATRGEELKVPGLELYTLMAMENVTDRVNKAVKPGSDDKEALKARKDELGKITKEIQDRTGLTAEAVTLYAGGEYWMYQYKKHTDVRLVMAPEQQIAFFGGDSDNFTYPRHNLDFTLFRVYEDGKPYHPAHHLNWTKTGVKNGDLTFVVGHPGSTERLGTSAQMAFAGGFSLPMRIKGMERQRQALLDYAKLSPENKRQVGSTIFGLENGIKAMNGYLAGLKDQEAMARIAKAEATLKAKVAADRDSDAAGSWDAIEKALEVQKALFQESQALNARSGAAYESALLGHALTLVRLAEESAKPSDQRLEEYRDTRLEGVRKRLLVNRPFYPALETAMFTFGLTESAGTPLVASILGGRTPAEFAKAAVDGSRLNDPAVRKALVEGGKKAIDASQDPMIVLARKIDGPNREFRRKLEDQVTSVLAEHGGRIAKARFKAYGKSVYPDATFTLRMTYGPVASYPANGTHIQPFTTLGGLYDRAAAWGPEAENGAWSLPKRWIENRSKVNPDTPFVFAHAVDIIGGNSGSPVIDRKGDLIGLIFDGNIESLPGHFFYDGKVNRGIAVDARAILESLDKVYADKPIVHEILGK from the coding sequence ATGAAGACGCGATCCCTCCTCCTGCCCCTGGCAGCCATCCTGGCCTGCGCCCCCGGCCTCCGCGCCGACGAGGGCATGTGGACCTTCGACAATCTGCCCGTGCAGAAGCTCAAGGCCGACTACAACTTCACCCCCGACCAGGCCTGGCTGGACCACGTGCGGCTCTCCTCCCTGCGCTTTCCCGGAGGCAGCGGCTCCTTCATCAGCGCCGACGGCCTCGTGCTCACCAACCACCACGTGGGCCGCGGCTCCGTGCAGCAGCTTTCCAGCAAGGAGCACGACTACATCCGCGACGGCTTCATCGCCGCCACCCGCGGCGAGGAGCTGAAGGTCCCCGGCCTCGAGCTCTACACCCTCATGGCCATGGAGAACGTCACCGACCGCGTCAACAAGGCCGTCAAGCCCGGCTCCGACGACAAGGAGGCCCTCAAGGCCCGCAAGGACGAGCTGGGGAAGATCACCAAGGAGATCCAGGACCGCACCGGCCTCACCGCCGAGGCCGTGACCCTTTACGCGGGCGGCGAGTACTGGATGTACCAGTACAAGAAGCACACCGACGTCCGCCTCGTCATGGCCCCCGAGCAGCAGATCGCGTTCTTCGGCGGGGATTCCGACAACTTCACCTACCCCCGGCACAACCTCGACTTCACCCTCTTCCGCGTCTACGAGGACGGCAAGCCCTACCACCCCGCCCACCACCTGAACTGGACGAAGACCGGCGTTAAGAACGGCGACCTCACCTTCGTGGTGGGCCACCCCGGCAGCACCGAGCGCCTGGGCACCTCCGCCCAGATGGCCTTCGCCGGCGGGTTCAGCCTGCCCATGCGGATCAAGGGCATGGAGCGCCAGCGCCAGGCGCTCCTGGACTACGCCAAGCTCTCCCCCGAGAACAAGCGCCAGGTGGGCTCCACCATCTTCGGCCTGGAGAACGGCATCAAGGCCATGAACGGCTACCTCGCCGGCCTCAAGGACCAGGAGGCCATGGCCCGGATCGCCAAGGCCGAGGCGACCCTCAAGGCCAAGGTGGCCGCCGACCGCGACTCCGACGCGGCCGGGAGCTGGGACGCCATCGAGAAGGCCCTGGAGGTGCAGAAGGCCCTCTTCCAGGAGAGCCAGGCCCTCAACGCCCGCTCCGGCGCCGCCTATGAAAGCGCCCTCCTGGGCCACGCGCTCACCCTGGTGCGCCTGGCCGAGGAATCCGCCAAGCCCTCCGATCAGCGCCTGGAGGAGTACCGCGACACGCGCCTGGAGGGCGTGCGCAAGCGCCTCCTGGTGAACCGTCCCTTCTACCCCGCCCTCGAGACCGCCATGTTCACCTTCGGCCTCACGGAATCCGCCGGCACCCCGCTGGTGGCCTCCATCCTGGGGGGACGCACCCCCGCCGAATTCGCCAAGGCCGCCGTGGACGGCTCCCGCCTGAACGACCCCGCCGTGCGCAAGGCCCTGGTGGAAGGCGGCAAGAAGGCCATCGACGCCAGCCAGGACCCCATGATCGTCCTGGCCCGGAAGATCGACGGCCCCAACCGCGAGTTCCGCCGCAAGCTGGAGGACCAGGTCACCTCCGTCCTGGCCGAGCACGGCGGCCGCATCGCCAAGGCCCGCTTCAAGGCCTACGGCAAGAGCGTCTACCCCGACGCCACCTTCACCCTGCGCATGACCTACGGCCCCGTGGCCTCGTACCCCGCCAACGGCACCCACATCCAGCCCTTCACCACCCTGGGCGGCCTCTACGACCGCGCCGCGGCCTGGGGCCCCGAGGCCGAGAACGGCGCCTGGAGCCTGCCCAAGCGCTGGATCGAGAACCGCTCCAAGGTGAACCCCGACACCCCCTTCGTCTTCGCCCACGCCGTGGACATCATCGGCGGCAACTCCGGCTCCCCCGTCATCGACCGCAAGGGCGACCTCATCGGCCTGATCTTCGACGGCAACATCGAGAGCCTCCCCGGCCACTTCTTCTACGACGGCAAGGTCAACCGCGGCATCGCCGTGGACGCCCGCGCCATCCTGGAGTCCCTGGACAAGGTCTACGCCGACAAGCCCATCGTCCACGAGATCCTCGGCAAGTAG
- a CDS encoding LrgB family protein codes for MPANDAWITAGLWLAATIAMYAVGKRVHRRFGAWWTSPLILAPAVLLGVALLLHVGYGDYIRGPRLLVGLLAPATIAFAVPIYRCRALIARHWLLLLVGVLAGSTASMLSSWVLSGWLGLSGPVRLSLLPRSMSTPFAMTVSSGLGGVPALTAVFVLITGVMGASLGELLLNVLPIRSNLARGALFGLGAHGVGTARALQLDSEMGSIAGLVMVCVGLINVLAAPGIAHWLTRIT; via the coding sequence ATGCCAGCAAATGACGCGTGGATCACGGCGGGCCTTTGGCTCGCGGCCACGATCGCGATGTATGCCGTGGGAAAACGCGTCCACCGCCGCTTCGGCGCCTGGTGGACCTCTCCCTTGATCCTCGCTCCAGCGGTGCTCCTTGGGGTCGCCCTCCTGCTCCACGTTGGCTATGGGGATTACATCCGCGGGCCGCGCCTGCTGGTTGGGCTGTTGGCGCCGGCGACGATCGCGTTCGCCGTGCCCATCTACCGCTGCCGGGCGCTCATCGCCCGGCATTGGCTGCTCCTCCTGGTGGGTGTCCTGGCCGGCAGTACGGCTTCCATGCTCTCCTCCTGGGTCCTTTCCGGCTGGCTGGGGCTTTCCGGGCCGGTCCGGCTCAGCCTGCTGCCCCGGTCCATGAGCACGCCCTTCGCCATGACCGTTTCCAGCGGCCTCGGCGGGGTGCCGGCCCTAACCGCGGTCTTCGTGCTCATCACCGGGGTGATGGGCGCCTCCCTGGGCGAGTTGCTCCTCAATGTGCTGCCCATCCGCAGCAACCTCGCGCGAGGCGCGCTGTTCGGCCTCGGCGCCCATGGCGTAGGCACGGCCCGGGCCCTGCAGCTCGATTCCGAAATGGGCTCCATCGCCGGTCTTGTGATGGTCTGCGTGGGCCTCATCAATGTCCTTGCCGCCCCAGGCATCGCGCATTGGCTGACCCGAATAACCTGA
- a CDS encoding CidA/LrgA family protein: MAALIGFWRVGEWIVKRTGAPIPGAILGLFIVLALLLSGLLPVRTIQLGSKWLMSEMLLFFLPPMLALLNYPQFLGVLGLKLLLAIALGILVVMVTTAFTIEFCVWAGRSRRAHASK; encoded by the coding sequence GTGGCCGCCCTGATCGGGTTCTGGAGGGTTGGCGAGTGGATCGTCAAGCGAACGGGCGCCCCCATCCCTGGGGCGATCCTGGGGTTGTTCATCGTGCTCGCCCTGCTCCTCAGCGGCCTGTTGCCGGTACGGACCATCCAACTTGGCTCCAAATGGCTCATGAGCGAAATGCTTCTGTTCTTCCTGCCACCCATGCTGGCGCTCCTCAACTACCCCCAGTTCTTAGGCGTTCTTGGGTTGAAGCTGTTGCTCGCGATTGCCCTGGGCATCCTGGTCGTGATGGTCACCACGGCCTTTACCATCGAATTCTGCGTCTGGGCCGGCCGGTCAAGGAGGGCCCATGCCAGCAAATGA
- a CDS encoding LysR family transcriptional regulator, which produces MELQPLRMFVDVVRHGGFSRAAAVVHASQSTLSKAVKQLEDEFGQALLERLPRGIKLTAAGEVMHRRATTLLAQADDLRAELDELRNVKRGVLRLGVPFVGSDVLFAKPLAEFRRRYPGIEVQLTEHGSKKLEELVLAGELEVAASLLPVPEVFAWKELRREPIDLLVAADHLFAEAKSVHFKDVAEEPVILYAPGFALNPIILDACRRNHFTPKVIAQTSQVGFVMALVAAKLGVAFLPRMIASQMPNPATRCIRIGGPSIQWHMALIWRRDGFLPPAAKAWLDVVDGKT; this is translated from the coding sequence ATGGAGCTGCAACCGCTGCGCATGTTCGTCGACGTTGTCCGGCATGGCGGATTTTCCCGGGCCGCGGCGGTCGTCCATGCCTCGCAATCCACCCTCAGCAAAGCGGTCAAGCAATTGGAGGACGAATTTGGACAGGCGCTGCTGGAGCGCCTCCCGAGGGGGATCAAACTCACCGCCGCAGGGGAGGTGATGCACCGGCGGGCGACAACCCTGTTGGCCCAGGCCGACGACCTCAGGGCCGAGTTGGACGAACTCCGGAACGTGAAACGGGGCGTGCTGCGGCTCGGAGTTCCGTTCGTGGGCAGTGATGTCTTGTTTGCCAAGCCCTTGGCTGAATTCCGCAGGCGTTATCCCGGGATCGAGGTCCAGCTGACGGAACATGGCAGCAAGAAACTGGAGGAATTGGTGCTTGCGGGCGAACTGGAGGTCGCCGCCTCGCTCCTGCCGGTCCCGGAGGTGTTCGCCTGGAAGGAACTGCGGCGGGAACCGATCGATCTCCTGGTCGCGGCGGATCACCTGTTCGCCGAGGCGAAAAGCGTCCATTTCAAGGATGTGGCCGAGGAGCCGGTCATTCTCTATGCCCCCGGGTTCGCCCTCAATCCCATCATCCTCGACGCCTGCCGCCGGAATCATTTCACGCCGAAGGTCATCGCCCAGACCAGCCAGGTCGGCTTCGTCATGGCGCTGGTCGCCGCCAAGCTCGGCGTGGCCTTCCTGCCTCGAATGATCGCCTCACAGATGCCAAACCCCGCGACGCGCTGCATTCGGATCGGAGGGCCCTCGATTCAATGGCATATGGCCCTGATCTGGCGGCGCGACGGCTTCCTTCCTCCCGCCGCCAAGGCCTGGCTCGATGTCGTGGATGGCAAGACCTAG